Sequence from the Pedobacter sp. D749 genome:
TCAATAATAATTATAAAAATAATTAGCTAGGCTATTGCTGTTTACAATTATTATTCAGATATTTGCACACTCTTAAAAAAATTAAGCGGACGATATTAACAACTATATTTACAAGTCATGTCAAGAGTTTGTGATTTAACAGGAAAAAAAGCAATGGTAGGTAACAACGTTTCTCACTCAAACGTTAAAACCAAACGCAAATTTTACCCAAACCTACAACTTCAGAAATTTTATATTCCTGAAGAAAACCGTTGGATTACGTTGAAAGTTTCTACTTCAGCGATTAAAACCATCAATAAAGTGGGCATTAGCGAAGCAATTAACCGTTTCGTAAAAAAAGGATTTTTGTAAAAAACATTAACTGTTGAGATTAACAGTTTTCAATTTATATTAAAATGGCAAAAAAAGGTAACAGAGTTCAGGTTATTTTAGAATGTACTGAACATAAAGAAAGTGGCATGCCAGGTATGTCTAGATATATTTCTACCAAAAACCGTAAAAACACTACTGAGAGATTAGAATTGAAAAAATTCAATCCAGTATTGAGAAAAGTAACCGTACATAAAGAAATTAAATAGGTTAAGAATAAAAGACCAAAGCTTAAAGACTAAAGCATTTGCAAGTCTCAAATCTAATGTCTGATATCTCAAATCTAATAATTAAAATTATAAGAACATGGCAAAGAAAGTAGTTGCAACCCTTAAAACAGGTACAGGTAAAGAATATTCGAAAGTAATTACAATGGTAAAATCACCAAAAACTGGTGCTTACTCATTCAAAGAACTTATCGTACACAACGACCACGTAAAAGATGCTATTGCATCTAAATAAGGTTAATATTTTTTAATATTAAAAATATTAAAGGCCGTTCCGTTTTAACCGGAAGGGCTTTTTTTGTTATATAAAAATTTAGATATGGGTTTATTCGATTTTTTCAAAAAGAAAGAAACTGCACCTGAAGCTCAGGAAGCACTGGATAAAGGTTTAGAGAAAACTAAAGACGGTTTCTTTAATAAAATTACCAAGGCCGTAGCAGGAAAATCTTCTGTTGATGATGAAGTACTCGATAATCTGGAAGAGGTTTTGGTTACTTCTGATGTAGGCGTAAGTACCACCTTAAAAATTATCAAACGGATCGAAGAGCGTGTTGCCAAAGATAAATATCTTAACACCTCTGAGCTCAACTTTATTCTGCGTGATGAGATCCAGTTGCTTTTATCTGAAAACAACAGTAACGATTTCCGTCAGTTCGAATATGGCGACCATAAACCTTATGTAATTATGGTGGTTGGCGTAAATGGTGTGGGCAAAACCACTACCATTGGAAAGCTGTCGCATAAACTTAAAGAATCGGGGCTTAAAGTAGTATTAGGTGCTGCCGATACCTTTAGGGCTGCAGCCGTTGACCAGATTAAACTTTGGGGCGAACGCGTTGGCGTGAGGGTGGTGGCACAGGCTATGGGGTCTGATCCCGCTTCAGTGGCTTTTGACACCTTACAATCGGCCGTTGCCAGTAACGAGGATGTAGTAATTATCGATACTGCAGGACGTTTACACAATAAAATCGGCTTGATGAATGAGCTGGGCAAAATTAAACAGGTAATGCAAAAGGTAGTACCAGGTGCACCGCACGAAATTTTATTGGTATTGGATGCCTCGACCGGACAAAACGCCTTTGAACAATGCAA
This genomic interval carries:
- the rpmG gene encoding 50S ribosomal protein L33; this encodes MAKKGNRVQVILECTEHKESGMPGMSRYISTKNRKNTTERLELKKFNPVLRKVTVHKEIK
- the rpmB gene encoding 50S ribosomal protein L28; translated protein: MSRVCDLTGKKAMVGNNVSHSNVKTKRKFYPNLQLQKFYIPEENRWITLKVSTSAIKTINKVGISEAINRFVKKGFL
- the ftsY gene encoding signal recognition particle-docking protein FtsY — its product is MGLFDFFKKKETAPEAQEALDKGLEKTKDGFFNKITKAVAGKSSVDDEVLDNLEEVLVTSDVGVSTTLKIIKRIEERVAKDKYLNTSELNFILRDEIQLLLSENNSNDFRQFEYGDHKPYVIMVVGVNGVGKTTTIGKLSHKLKESGLKVVLGAADTFRAAAVDQIKLWGERVGVRVVAQAMGSDPASVAFDTLQSAVASNEDVVIIDTAGRLHNKIGLMNELGKIKQVMQKVVPGAPHEILLVLDASTGQNAFEQCKQFTEATDVNALAITKLDGTAKGGVVIGISDQFRIPVKYIGVGEKIGDLQLFDKKEFVNSLFK
- a CDS encoding DUF4295 domain-containing protein, encoding MAKKVVATLKTGTGKEYSKVITMVKSPKTGAYSFKELIVHNDHVKDAIASK